A region from the Tahibacter amnicola genome encodes:
- a CDS encoding chemotaxis protein CheW, translated as MSDTLQLTPFEVLADYERRSLAHIAGMPEEVEASGLWRGIGFRIGTRYLVSSIAEVNEILTFPQLTVVPGTRPWLLGVANVRGNLVPVIDLRNFVEGERSQLADSTRVLIIRQHGGSVGLLVDEVLGQRNFSDEQRAEAEEESDARYGRFVPERYQLGEVLWGLFSMAALVRTPEFLQAAA; from the coding sequence ATGTCCGATACGCTTCAACTGACTCCGTTCGAAGTGCTGGCCGACTACGAACGGCGCAGTCTCGCGCACATCGCGGGCATGCCCGAGGAAGTCGAGGCGTCCGGCCTGTGGCGCGGCATCGGCTTCCGGATCGGCACCCGCTACCTGGTCAGCAGCATCGCGGAAGTCAACGAAATCCTGACCTTTCCGCAGCTGACCGTGGTACCGGGCACGCGGCCGTGGCTACTGGGCGTGGCCAACGTGCGCGGTAACCTGGTTCCGGTGATTGATCTACGTAATTTCGTGGAAGGCGAACGCAGCCAGCTTGCGGATTCAACACGCGTGCTGATCATTCGCCAGCATGGCGGCAGCGTGGGGCTGCTGGTCGACGAGGTTCTGGGACAGCGCAACTTTTCCGACGAGCAGCGGGCCGAGGCGGAAGAAGAGTCCGATGCGCGTTACGGGCGGTTCGTCCCGGAACGCTATCAATTGGGTGAAGTGCTGTGGGGATTATTCAGCATGGCCGCCCTGGTCCGCACGCCGGAATTCCTTCAGGCAGCGGCATGA
- a CDS encoding YqgE/AlgH family protein: MRQLATLSNQLLIAMPAMRDPNFARGVTFLCQHNEEGAMGLMVNRLSEYRLGDVLAQMNLTSDIAEINDAPVLIGGPVQPERGFVLHVPGGNWESSFRISDRISVTTSRDILIAMASGQGPDQAIVALGYAGWSPGQLEQELRENAWLTVPAQERLLFETPIDSRWEAAAALLGVSNMAQMTDYAGHA; encoded by the coding sequence ATGCGCCAGCTCGCGACGCTTTCTAACCAACTTCTCATCGCCATGCCGGCGATGCGCGATCCGAATTTCGCGCGCGGCGTCACCTTCCTCTGCCAGCACAACGAAGAAGGCGCGATGGGCCTGATGGTCAATCGCCTTTCCGAATACCGCCTCGGCGATGTGCTTGCTCAGATGAACCTGACCTCGGACATCGCCGAGATTAACGACGCGCCTGTCCTGATCGGTGGTCCGGTACAGCCCGAGCGCGGCTTCGTGCTGCACGTGCCGGGCGGCAACTGGGAATCGTCCTTTCGCATTTCCGACCGCATCTCGGTCACCACCTCGCGCGACATCCTCATCGCCATGGCTTCCGGACAGGGGCCTGACCAGGCCATCGTCGCGCTGGGTTACGCCGGCTGGAGCCCAGGGCAGCTGGAACAGGAACTGCGCGAGAACGCGTGGCTGACCGTTCCGGCCCAGGAACGCCTGCTGTTCGAAACGCCGATCGATTCCCGCTGGGAGGCTGCCGCCGCCCTGCTCGGTGTGAGCAACATGGCACAGATGACCGACTACGCCGGCCATGCATAG
- the proC gene encoding pyrroline-5-carboxylate reductase, producing the protein MGSSNSPRVAFVGGGNMARSLIGGLVRTGAPTDTITVAEPNDALRQALAADFGVATFADNVAACAQAEVIVLAVKPQVMRPVCEGLCGIVQKNRPLLLSIAAGIRIDQLSGWAGGGAAVVRSMPNTPALIGAGATGLCANAETSAEQRAIATTILGATGLTVWIDNENQMDVVTALSGSGPAYFFLLVEALEEAAVAQGLPRDAARALATQTALGAGRMLREDGETPSRLRERVTSPGGTTQAALDAFARGGLRELVATAVDAATLRGRELSAASGA; encoded by the coding sequence ATGGGTTCATCGAATTCGCCGCGCGTCGCCTTTGTCGGCGGCGGCAACATGGCACGCAGCCTGATCGGCGGCCTGGTACGCACGGGCGCGCCCACCGACACCATCACCGTTGCCGAGCCCAATGACGCCTTGCGCCAGGCACTGGCGGCCGATTTCGGCGTCGCCACCTTTGCCGACAACGTCGCCGCCTGTGCCCAGGCCGAGGTGATCGTGCTGGCGGTCAAGCCACAGGTGATGCGCCCGGTCTGCGAGGGGCTTTGCGGCATTGTGCAGAAGAACCGCCCGCTGCTCCTTTCGATCGCAGCGGGCATCCGCATCGATCAACTCTCCGGATGGGCCGGCGGCGGCGCTGCCGTCGTCCGTTCGATGCCCAACACGCCGGCCCTGATCGGCGCCGGCGCTACCGGCCTGTGCGCCAACGCCGAAACCAGTGCCGAACAGCGCGCGATTGCCACCACTATCCTGGGCGCCACCGGACTGACCGTCTGGATCGACAACGAAAACCAGATGGATGTGGTGACGGCACTGTCCGGATCCGGCCCCGCTTATTTCTTCCTGCTGGTCGAAGCGCTCGAGGAGGCCGCGGTGGCCCAGGGGCTGCCGCGCGACGCGGCCCGCGCGCTGGCAACGCAGACGGCCCTGGGTGCCGGCCGCATGCTGCGCGAGGATGGCGAGACACCGTCCCGGTTGCGCGAGCGGGTCACCTCGCCCGGCGGGACGACCCAGGCTGCACTGGACGCCTTTGCACGTGGCGGACTGCGCGAACTGGTCGCCACCGCCGTCGACGCCGCGACGCTGCGTGGACGCGAACTGTCGGCCGCATCGGGAGCCTAG
- a CDS encoding PilT/PilU family type 4a pilus ATPase: MSSVDFTSFLKLMVHKKASDLFITAGVPPSMKVHGRISPITQNPLTPQQSRDMVLNVMTPSQREEFEKTRECQFAISVTGVGRFRVSCFYQRNCVGMVLRRIETKIPTVDELSLPPVIKTLAMTKRGIIIFVGATGTGKSTSLAAMIGYRNQNSTGHIITIEDPIEYVHKHEGCIITQRELGIDTETWENALKNTLRQAPDVIMIGEVRTRETMEHAINFSETGHLCLCTLHANNANQALDRIIHFFAEDRREQLFMDLSLNLKGIVAQQLIPTPDGKARRVAMEVLLGTPLVQDYVRKGEVHKLKDVMKESTNLGMRTFDQSLFELYQAGEISYEDALRHADSANEVRLRIKLAQGGDAHTLSQGLDGVELMES, from the coding sequence ATGAGTAGCGTTGATTTCACCTCGTTCCTGAAACTGATGGTCCACAAGAAGGCTTCGGACCTTTTCATCACGGCCGGCGTGCCGCCCTCAATGAAGGTGCACGGCCGGATCAGCCCGATCACGCAGAACCCGCTGACGCCGCAGCAATCGCGCGACATGGTGCTCAACGTCATGACGCCCTCGCAGCGCGAGGAGTTCGAAAAGACGCGCGAGTGCCAGTTCGCGATCAGCGTGACCGGCGTGGGCCGCTTCCGTGTGTCGTGCTTTTACCAGCGCAACTGCGTGGGCATGGTGCTGCGCCGCATCGAGACCAAGATCCCCACGGTCGATGAACTCAGCCTGCCGCCGGTGATCAAGACGCTGGCGATGACCAAGCGCGGCATCATCATCTTCGTCGGCGCGACGGGTACCGGTAAATCGACCTCGCTGGCGGCGATGATCGGCTATCGCAACCAGAACTCGACCGGCCACATCATCACCATCGAAGACCCGATCGAATACGTGCATAAGCACGAGGGCTGCATCATCACGCAGCGCGAGCTGGGCATCGACACCGAAACCTGGGAAAACGCGCTCAAGAACACGCTGCGCCAGGCGCCGGACGTCATCATGATCGGCGAAGTGCGCACGCGTGAAACGATGGAACACGCGATCAACTTCTCGGAAACCGGCCATCTGTGCCTGTGTACCTTGCATGCCAACAATGCCAACCAGGCGCTGGATCGCATCATCCACTTCTTTGCCGAAGACCGCCGCGAACAGCTGTTCATGGACCTGTCCCTGAATCTCAAGGGCATCGTGGCGCAGCAGCTCATCCCGACACCGGACGGCAAGGCTCGCCGCGTCGCGATGGAAGTGCTGCTCGGCACGCCGCTGGTGCAGGACTACGTCCGCAAGGGCGAGGTGCACAAGCTCAAGGACGTCATGAAGGAATCGACGAACCTGGGCATGCGCACGTTCGACCAGAGTCTGTTCGAGCTCTACCAGGCCGGCGAAATCAGTTACGAGGACGCCTTGCGTCACGCCGACTCGGCCAACGAAGTGCGCCTGCGCATCAAGCTCGCCCAGGGTGGCGATGCCCATACCCTGAGCCAGGGTCTGGACGGCGTGGAGCTGATGGAAAGCTGA
- a CDS encoding YggS family pyridoxal phosphate-dependent enzyme encodes MNSSEKAFTAVNDRIRAAAATHGGAVRLVAVSKTQPAAAVRALAALGQRAFGENYVQEALAKQAELADLALEWHLIGPLQSNKCREVAAHFDWLQTLDREKLVGLLDRWRPADRPPLNVLIQVNIDDETSKSGCAPAAVAGLAATIAAAPRLRLRGLMAIPAPLPERERRRAAFARMAGLFEELRRAHPGIDTLSMGMSEDFDLAIAEGATMVRVGSALFGARPVA; translated from the coding sequence ATGAACTCCTCGGAAAAAGCCTTTACTGCTGTCAACGATCGAATCAGAGCTGCAGCGGCCACCCATGGCGGCGCCGTCCGGCTGGTGGCGGTCAGCAAAACCCAGCCCGCTGCCGCGGTTCGCGCACTGGCCGCGCTGGGCCAGCGCGCCTTCGGCGAGAACTACGTCCAGGAAGCCCTGGCCAAGCAGGCGGAGCTGGCGGACCTTGCCCTGGAGTGGCACCTGATCGGCCCTCTGCAGTCAAACAAGTGCCGGGAAGTGGCGGCCCATTTCGACTGGCTGCAGACCCTGGACCGGGAAAAGCTCGTGGGCCTGCTCGACCGCTGGCGCCCCGCGGACAGGCCGCCCCTCAATGTCCTGATCCAGGTGAATATCGACGACGAGACGAGCAAGTCCGGCTGCGCGCCCGCGGCGGTCGCCGGCCTGGCCGCAACGATCGCCGCGGCGCCACGGTTGCGCCTGCGCGGCCTGATGGCGATCCCCGCGCCCTTGCCCGAACGCGAACGCCGCCGCGCGGCCTTTGCCCGGATGGCCGGGCTGTTCGAGGAGCTGCGCCGTGCCCACCCGGGCATCGATACCCTGTCCATGGGGATGAGCGAGGATTTCGACCTCGCCATCGCCGAAGGCGCGACCATGGTCCGTGTCGGTTCCGCACTGTTCGGCGCGCGGCCAGTCGCCTGA
- a CDS encoding aspartate carbamoyltransferase catalytic subunit — protein MTAVQLTAQQRLRHLITLDQLPVDIIQRLFARADALREGWRAGQRSWDTLHGHTVVNLFFEPSTRTRTSFDLAAQRMGADVINFDIANSSTVKGEILIDTLHTLEAMNCDGFVVRHKENGTAEFLARHVRTHAVVINAGDGNNAHPTQGLLDAYTLRSHRPDFANLCVTICGDVLHSRVARSDIHVLRALGIGELRICAPANLLPPTHELPGCRLMDDFDDAVTGADAVIMLRLQKERMTAAHVPSEQAYFARYGLDARRLRLAHPECLVMHPGPINREVEIASAVADGAQSRILQQVSNGVFIRMAVLAELLSGT, from the coding sequence ATGACCGCCGTACAGCTCACCGCACAACAGCGTCTGCGCCACCTGATCACGCTCGACCAGTTGCCCGTCGACATCATCCAACGCCTGTTCGCCCGCGCCGACGCGCTCCGCGAAGGCTGGCGGGCCGGCCAGCGCAGCTGGGACACCCTGCACGGCCACACGGTCGTCAATCTGTTTTTCGAGCCCTCGACGCGCACCCGCACCTCCTTCGACCTGGCGGCCCAGCGAATGGGCGCCGATGTCATCAATTTCGACATCGCCAACTCGTCGACCGTCAAGGGCGAGATCCTCATCGACACGCTCCACACGCTCGAAGCGATGAACTGCGACGGCTTCGTGGTGCGTCACAAGGAAAACGGCACCGCGGAGTTCCTGGCCCGGCACGTGCGCACGCACGCAGTCGTGATCAACGCCGGCGACGGAAACAACGCGCACCCGACGCAAGGACTGCTCGATGCTTACACCCTGCGTTCGCATCGGCCGGATTTTGCCAATCTGTGCGTGACCATCTGCGGTGACGTGCTGCATTCCCGCGTGGCGCGCTCGGATATTCATGTCCTGCGGGCGCTGGGAATCGGGGAGCTACGCATCTGCGCGCCGGCCAATCTCCTTCCGCCGACGCACGAACTGCCCGGCTGCCGCCTGATGGACGACTTCGACGATGCGGTCACCGGTGCGGACGCGGTCATCATGCTACGTCTTCAGAAGGAACGGATGACAGCGGCCCATGTACCGTCGGAGCAGGCCTACTTCGCACGCTATGGGCTGGACGCCCGGCGCCTGCGTCTGGCGCATCCGGAGTGCCTCGTGATGCATCCGGGCCCGATCAACCGGGAAGTGGAGATCGCTTCCGCCGTCGCCGACGGTGCCCAGTCGCGCATTCTGCAGCAGGTCAGCAACGGCGTGTTTATCCGTATGGCGGTACTGGCGGAGCTGTTGTCCGGCACCTGA
- the pilG gene encoding twitching motility response regulator PilG: protein MKVMVIDDSKTIRRTAETLLKKEGADVVTATDGFEALAKISDHQPHIIFVDIMMPRLDGYQTCALIKNNQMFKATPVIMLSSKDGLFDKARGRIVGSEQYLTKPFTREELLGAIRRHVDLKA from the coding sequence ATGAAAGTCATGGTCATCGACGATTCGAAGACCATTCGACGCACCGCGGAAACACTGCTGAAGAAAGAAGGCGCCGATGTCGTCACCGCGACCGACGGTTTCGAGGCTTTGGCAAAGATTTCCGACCACCAGCCGCACATCATCTTTGTCGACATCATGATGCCGCGCCTGGACGGTTACCAGACTTGTGCCCTGATCAAGAACAATCAGATGTTCAAGGCGACGCCAGTGATCATGCTGTCGTCGAAAGACGGATTGTTCGACAAGGCGCGTGGGCGCATTGTCGGATCGGAACAGTATTTGACCAAACCATTCACCCGTGAAGAGCTCCTGGGCGCAATCCGGCGACATGTGGATTTGAAAGCGTAG
- the ruvX gene encoding Holliday junction resolvase RuvX, with protein MGAAGVNVVGFDFGTRLIGVALGNRLTRSARPLGIVNNGPQGPDWPRIEAWLSDWKPDALLVGLPLTLDGEEQKASRNARAFAQQLEKRYGLPLHLVDERMSSVEAARRFADRRASGTAKRKHAAVIDAVAAEVITENWLANQP; from the coding sequence GTGGGGGCAGCCGGCGTGAACGTGGTGGGATTTGATTTCGGGACACGCCTGATCGGCGTGGCACTGGGAAACCGATTAACCCGCAGCGCCCGCCCCCTGGGCATCGTGAACAACGGGCCGCAGGGTCCGGACTGGCCGCGAATCGAGGCCTGGCTGTCCGACTGGAAGCCGGATGCACTGCTCGTGGGCCTGCCGCTGACCCTGGACGGCGAAGAACAGAAAGCCAGCCGCAATGCCCGCGCCTTCGCGCAGCAGCTGGAGAAGCGCTACGGGCTGCCGCTGCATCTGGTGGATGAACGCATGAGTTCGGTCGAGGCCGCCAGGCGCTTCGCCGACCGGCGCGCCAGCGGCACCGCCAAACGCAAACACGCCGCGGTGATCGACGCCGTGGCGGCTGAAGTGATTACCGAAAACTGGCTCGCCAACCAACCATGA
- a CDS encoding energy transducer TonB: MSTPSHVSSADRFGVTLLFSLIAHAVIILGVTFSFAEPASRLPTLDVILLQAANAEKPVKADFLAQKNNAGGGDRDEARRPADPLSSALPKPTPGVAPKPLDAGAPQATPPTPSELLTQKEGEFAVTTSKESPETPAVPQPIARELVERSMEAAQLAREYQREAEKYAKRPKKKFISANTKEYEFASYMAGWVARIERIGNLNYPDEARRQQLHGDVVLTVTLNRDGTVNRMDVIQGSGHKVLDDAVQRIVQLASPFPPIPNTKEDIDELYITRTWQFLPGDVLRNR, translated from the coding sequence GTGAGCACTCCCAGCCATGTCTCCTCGGCCGACCGGTTCGGCGTCACGCTCCTGTTCTCGCTGATCGCCCATGCGGTGATCATCCTGGGGGTGACCTTCTCCTTCGCCGAGCCGGCGTCGCGCCTGCCCACGCTGGATGTGATCCTGCTGCAGGCGGCCAATGCCGAGAAACCCGTCAAGGCAGATTTCCTCGCCCAGAAGAACAATGCCGGCGGCGGCGATCGCGACGAAGCGCGCAGACCCGCCGACCCGCTTTCCAGCGCCCTGCCCAAGCCCACGCCCGGCGTCGCACCCAAACCCCTGGACGCCGGAGCGCCGCAGGCGACACCGCCCACGCCCAGCGAGCTGTTGACCCAGAAGGAAGGCGAGTTCGCGGTCACCACGTCAAAGGAATCGCCCGAAACGCCGGCCGTTCCGCAGCCGATTGCACGCGAACTGGTGGAGCGCAGCATGGAGGCGGCGCAGCTGGCCAGGGAATACCAGCGCGAGGCGGAGAAGTACGCCAAGCGTCCGAAAAAGAAGTTCATATCTGCCAATACCAAAGAGTACGAATTTGCCTCGTACATGGCCGGCTGGGTGGCCCGCATCGAGCGCATCGGCAACCTCAATTACCCGGACGAGGCGCGCCGCCAGCAGCTCCACGGCGATGTCGTACTTACCGTCACGCTCAACCGGGATGGCACGGTCAATCGGATGGACGTGATCCAGGGCTCCGGCCACAAGGTGCTCGACGACGCCGTGCAGCGCATCGTCCAGCTTGCGTCCCCGTTTCCGCCGATCCCGAACACCAAGGAAGACATCGACGAGCTCTACATCACGCGCACCTGGCAGTTCCTGCCCGGCGACGTGTTGCGCAATCGCTAG
- a CDS encoding type IV pilus twitching motility protein PilT, with protein sequence MDIAELLAFSVKNKASDLHLSAGLPPMIRVDGDVRRINIPALDHKQIHSLIYDIMSDKQRRDYEEFLECDFSFEIPGLARFRVNAFNQNRGAGAVFRTIPSEVLTLEDLGCPKIFKELIQQPQGLILVTGPTGSGKSTTLAAMVDHVNKNEYAHILTVEDPIEFVHTSQKCLINQREVHRDTHGFNEALRAALREDPDYILVGEMRDIETIRLALTAAETGHLVFATLHTSSAAKTVDRIIDVFPAGEKPMVRSMLSESLRAVISQSLMKKVGGGRIAAHEIMVGIPAIRNLIREDKVAQMYSSIQTGAQYGMQTLDQCLLDLVKRGLVTRQQAIGYAKNKEVFK encoded by the coding sequence ATGGATATCGCCGAGCTGCTGGCGTTTTCGGTCAAGAACAAAGCGTCAGACTTGCACCTGTCGGCGGGCCTGCCGCCGATGATCCGCGTCGACGGCGACGTTCGCCGCATCAATATTCCGGCACTGGATCACAAACAGATCCACTCGCTGATCTACGACATCATGTCGGACAAGCAGCGCCGCGATTATGAAGAATTCCTCGAGTGCGACTTCTCGTTCGAGATCCCGGGGCTGGCGCGCTTCCGTGTCAACGCGTTCAACCAGAACCGGGGCGCGGGCGCGGTGTTCCGTACCATTCCCTCGGAAGTGCTCACCCTGGAAGATCTCGGCTGCCCGAAGATTTTCAAGGAACTGATCCAGCAGCCGCAGGGGCTGATCCTCGTCACCGGTCCGACCGGTTCGGGCAAGTCGACCACCCTCGCGGCGATGGTCGACCACGTCAACAAGAACGAATACGCGCACATCCTCACGGTCGAGGATCCGATCGAATTCGTGCACACCTCGCAGAAGTGCCTGATCAACCAGCGCGAGGTGCACCGCGATACGCATGGCTTCAACGAAGCCCTGCGCGCCGCCTTGCGTGAAGACCCGGACTACATCCTCGTCGGCGAAATGCGCGATATCGAAACCATCCGCCTGGCGCTGACCGCGGCGGAAACCGGACACCTGGTGTTTGCCACGCTGCACACCTCGTCGGCGGCCAAGACCGTGGACCGCATCATCGACGTGTTCCCGGCCGGCGAAAAGCCGATGGTCCGGTCGATGTTGTCCGAGTCGCTGCGCGCGGTGATCTCGCAGTCGCTCATGAAGAAAGTCGGCGGTGGCCGTATTGCGGCGCACGAGATCATGGTCGGCATCCCTGCCATCCGAAACCTGATCCGCGAGGACAAGGTGGCGCAGATGTATTCGTCCATCCAGACCGGTGCCCAGTATGGCATGCAGACCTTGGACCAGTGCCTGCTCGATCTCGTGAAACGCGGACTGGTTACGCGACAGCAGGCCATCGGTTATGCGAAGAACAAGGAAGTCTTCAAGTAA
- the gshB gene encoding glutathione synthase has product MAARTLAVLMDPIATIKPKKDTTLALLLEAQRRGWQLRYCTHGDLAIRNGSAWARLAPLVVRDSSSDWFELGPAEWLDLKSVQLVLARKDPPVDAQFLYDTMVLELAQREGVLVANDPRGLRDANEKLFTLQFPLCVAPTLVARDSAELRRFVAEHGEVVLKPLDGMGGRGIFRSHRGDPNLNSILETLTVNGRQFALAQKFIPEISAGDKRILMVDGEPVPYALARIPQGDDFRGNLAAGGRGEGVPLSDRDRWIAAQVGPELKRRGMVFVGLDVIGDWLTEINVTSPTCARELDAQFGLNIAGSLFDCLESKLA; this is encoded by the coding sequence ATGGCCGCTCGCACCCTTGCCGTGTTGATGGACCCCATCGCCACGATCAAGCCCAAGAAAGACACGACCTTGGCCTTGCTTCTTGAGGCCCAGCGTCGCGGCTGGCAGCTCCGATACTGTACCCATGGCGACCTGGCGATCCGCAACGGCAGTGCCTGGGCCCGGCTCGCCCCCCTGGTCGTCCGGGACAGCTCCAGCGACTGGTTCGAGCTCGGCCCGGCCGAGTGGCTCGATCTGAAAAGCGTCCAGCTGGTCCTGGCGCGCAAGGATCCGCCGGTCGACGCCCAGTTCCTCTACGACACCATGGTGCTTGAGCTCGCCCAGCGCGAAGGCGTGCTGGTCGCCAACGACCCGCGCGGCCTGCGCGACGCCAACGAGAAGCTCTTCACCCTGCAATTCCCCCTGTGCGTCGCGCCGACCCTGGTCGCCCGCGACTCGGCCGAACTGCGCCGGTTCGTCGCCGAGCACGGCGAAGTGGTGCTCAAACCGCTGGACGGCATGGGCGGCCGGGGCATTTTCCGGTCGCACCGGGGTGATCCGAACCTCAATTCGATCCTGGAAACCCTCACGGTCAATGGCCGCCAGTTCGCGCTGGCGCAGAAGTTCATCCCCGAGATCAGCGCCGGCGACAAGCGCATCCTCATGGTGGACGGCGAACCCGTGCCCTACGCCCTCGCGCGCATCCCGCAGGGGGACGATTTCCGCGGCAACCTGGCCGCGGGCGGGCGCGGCGAAGGCGTCCCCCTGTCCGATCGCGACCGCTGGATTGCCGCCCAGGTCGGACCCGAGCTGAAGCGGCGCGGCATGGTATTCGTCGGGCTGGACGTCATCGGCGACTGGCTGACCGAGATCAACGTCACATCCCCGACCTGTGCGCGTGAGCTGGACGCCCAATTCGGCCTTAACATCGCCGGGTCTCTGTTCGACTGTCTCGAAAGCAAACTCGCGTGA
- a CDS encoding response regulator: MAHILIIDDSPTDVRVFTMLLEKAGHRVTSAVNAEEGIAAVRRERPDLVIMDVIMPGMNGFQATRTLSRDDATAHIPILIVTTKSMETDRVWGLRQGAKDFVTKPVGEKELLARIQNLLPR; encoded by the coding sequence ATGGCACACATTCTGATCATCGATGACTCGCCGACCGACGTACGCGTCTTCACGATGCTGTTGGAAAAGGCGGGGCATCGGGTCACCAGTGCAGTGAATGCCGAGGAAGGAATTGCAGCGGTCCGGCGGGAACGGCCGGACCTGGTCATCATGGATGTCATCATGCCCGGCATGAATGGCTTCCAGGCCACGCGCACGTTGAGCCGCGACGACGCGACGGCGCACATTCCGATACTTATCGTAACGACGAAATCCATGGAAACCGACCGGGTCTGGGGACTGCGCCAGGGGGCCAAGGATTTCGTAACCAAGCCGGTCGGGGAGAAAGAATTGCTCGCCCGCATCCAGAATCTGCTGCCGCGTTGA